In one Microbacterium invictum genomic region, the following are encoded:
- a CDS encoding glutamyl-tRNA reductase: MLFCVTANHRNTDFEVLGRISAVAESTGRALVSEHDFVRGAVVLSTCNRFEAYLELDEPLTGGAVVAREAVLEALGDAAGDDAHALRESAVSLCGDDVVRHLFAVSSGLESMVVGEEEISGQVQRALVQARTEGTTSTELEQVFQRATHATREMRAKADVGAGRRSLARLALDLVDTRVTDWGRVPVLLVGTGSYAATTIAALRARGARDIGVYSATGRAARFAARYGVRPEADLSRAIAHAEIVITCTARYVVTPDDIPDTARRIVIDLGLPRNVSPEVGELPGVELLDLELLGRHAALPELGPGAHELVGSAAATFTAERAAAPAIVAVRRHIEDALQDELSRLPADAEQARSALRHLAGVLSHRPSVRAREAAAAGELEEFERALDLVFGITVDHGAAEAGGAVSPAAG, encoded by the coding sequence GTGCTGTTCTGTGTGACGGCGAATCATCGCAATACGGATTTCGAGGTGCTGGGTCGCATCTCGGCCGTCGCCGAATCCACCGGCCGGGCGCTCGTCTCGGAGCACGACTTCGTGCGCGGAGCGGTCGTCCTGTCGACCTGCAACCGCTTCGAGGCGTACCTCGAACTCGACGAGCCCCTCACCGGCGGCGCCGTCGTCGCGCGGGAGGCGGTCCTCGAGGCACTCGGCGATGCCGCCGGCGACGACGCGCACGCGTTGCGCGAATCGGCCGTCTCGCTCTGCGGTGACGATGTCGTCCGCCACCTGTTCGCCGTGAGCTCAGGCCTGGAGTCCATGGTCGTCGGCGAAGAGGAGATCAGCGGCCAGGTGCAGCGGGCGCTCGTGCAGGCCCGTACCGAGGGGACGACCAGCACCGAGCTCGAGCAGGTCTTTCAGCGCGCCACTCACGCCACCCGAGAGATGCGCGCCAAGGCCGATGTCGGGGCCGGCCGTCGCTCCCTCGCGCGCCTCGCCCTGGATCTCGTCGACACCCGTGTGACGGACTGGGGACGCGTTCCCGTCCTCCTCGTCGGCACGGGCAGCTACGCCGCGACCACGATCGCCGCCCTTCGCGCCCGCGGGGCCCGCGACATCGGCGTCTACTCCGCCACCGGCCGCGCGGCCCGGTTCGCCGCCCGCTACGGCGTCCGGCCCGAGGCCGATCTCTCCCGCGCCATCGCGCACGCCGAGATCGTCATCACCTGCACCGCCCGGTACGTCGTCACCCCCGACGACATCCCCGACACCGCCCGCCGCATCGTCATCGATCTGGGCCTCCCCCGCAATGTCTCGCCCGAAGTGGGCGAGCTCCCCGGTGTCGAGCTCCTCGACCTCGAACTCCTCGGCCGCCACGCGGCACTCCCCGAGCTCGGTCCCGGTGCCCACGAACTCGTGGGATCGGCGGCGGCGACCTTCACCGCCGAGCGGGCCGCGGCTCCCGCGATCGTCGCGGTGCGCCGTCATATCGAGGACGCCCTTCAGGACGAGCTATCGCGGCTGCCCGCCGACGCCGAGCAGGCCCGCAGCGCGCTCCGTCACCTCGCCGGAGTGCTGTCGCACCGGCCCTCCGTCCGGGCGCGCGAAGCGGCCGCCGCCGGCGAGCTGGAGGAGTTCGAGCGCGCGCTGGACCTGGTGTTCGGGATCACCGTCGACCACGGCGCAGCCGAAGCCGGCGGCGCGGTGTCACCGGCCGCCGGCTGA